One window from the genome of Hyalangium minutum encodes:
- the trpD gene encoding anthranilate phosphoribosyltransferase, with the protein MTLKEALGKVLSRRDLTREEMATIMGLMLTGEVTAAQVGALAAALRMKGETEDELLGAAEALQTRAAKLSPKAQVVLDTCGTGGDGAHTFNISTAVAFVAAGAGATVAKHGNRAVSSRCGSADVLAALGLPMERSHEAVSRDIDEHGVGFLFAPSHHSALKHVAQARREMGFYSFFNLLGPLTNPAGARYQLLGTFAGERLEQTARVLGRLGSKRAWVVHGQDGLDEVTPCAPTHVAELREDGTVHTFIVTPEDAGLERVPREAIAGGDAEHNSRLLKSLLEGERSGVRTAVLLNAAAALVVVGLVANLREGVKRASEAIDSGAAARKLAALLQGAAS; encoded by the coding sequence ATGACGCTCAAGGAAGCGCTGGGCAAGGTGCTGAGCCGGCGCGATCTCACCCGCGAGGAGATGGCCACCATCATGGGGCTGATGCTCACGGGCGAGGTGACGGCGGCGCAGGTGGGCGCGCTGGCGGCGGCCTTGCGGATGAAGGGCGAGACGGAGGACGAGCTGCTCGGCGCGGCCGAGGCCTTGCAGACGCGGGCGGCGAAGCTGTCGCCCAAGGCCCAGGTGGTGCTGGACACGTGTGGCACCGGCGGCGACGGGGCGCACACGTTCAACATCTCCACGGCGGTGGCGTTCGTGGCCGCGGGGGCGGGAGCGACGGTGGCCAAGCACGGCAACCGCGCCGTCTCCAGCCGCTGCGGCAGCGCGGACGTGCTGGCGGCGCTCGGGCTGCCGATGGAGCGCTCGCACGAGGCCGTGTCGCGGGACATCGATGAGCACGGCGTGGGCTTCCTCTTCGCGCCGTCGCACCACAGCGCCCTGAAGCACGTGGCGCAGGCGCGGCGGGAGATGGGGTTCTACAGCTTCTTCAACCTGCTGGGACCGCTGACGAACCCGGCGGGGGCGCGCTACCAGTTGCTGGGCACCTTCGCCGGAGAGCGGCTGGAGCAGACGGCGCGGGTGCTGGGGCGGCTCGGCAGCAAGCGCGCGTGGGTGGTGCACGGGCAGGACGGGCTGGACGAAGTCACACCGTGCGCCCCCACCCATGTGGCGGAGCTGCGCGAGGACGGCACGGTGCACACGTTCATCGTCACTCCGGAGGACGCGGGGCTGGAGCGGGTGCCTCGGGAGGCCATCGCCGGGGGCGACGCGGAGCACAACTCCCGGCTGCTGAAGTCCCTGCTGGAGGGCGAGCGCTCGGGAGTCCGCACAGCGGTGCTGCTCAACGCGGCGGCGGCGCTGGTGGTGGTGGGCTTGGTGGCGAACCTGCGTGAAGGTGTGAAGCGGGCGTCCGAGGCCATCGACTCGGGGGCTGCGGCACGCAAGCTGGCGGCGCTCCTTCAAGGGGCGGCCTCGTGA
- a CDS encoding indole-3-glycerol phosphate synthase TrpC, with product MNLLADIFDRKRRQLAARAPFPPRQRPPARDFTAALLQRKPGAGVNVIAEVKRRSPSGGLFPHQDLVQVAKGYEAGGASAISILTDDVDFGGSLADLEQVRAAISLPVLRKDFLVAPQEVEESAALGADAVLLIADALRDGMMQEMIATAKACGIAALVEAHTEEHAERALAAGAELVGINNRDLATLRTDVHTALRVMPHLRSRARVLVAESGLKTSADFAAARAAGADAVLVGESLLRDANPGEALARLLAAKDGPA from the coding sequence ATGAACCTCCTCGCGGACATCTTCGACCGCAAGCGCCGGCAGCTTGCCGCGCGTGCGCCCTTCCCACCGAGGCAGCGCCCACCGGCCCGGGACTTCACAGCGGCCCTGCTCCAGCGCAAGCCCGGCGCGGGGGTGAACGTCATCGCCGAGGTGAAGCGCCGCAGTCCCTCGGGTGGGCTCTTCCCGCATCAGGACCTGGTCCAGGTGGCCAAGGGCTACGAGGCCGGCGGCGCGAGCGCCATCAGCATCCTCACGGATGACGTGGACTTCGGCGGCAGCCTCGCGGACCTGGAGCAGGTGCGCGCGGCGATCTCGCTGCCCGTGCTCCGCAAGGACTTCCTGGTGGCGCCTCAAGAGGTGGAGGAGAGCGCGGCGCTCGGGGCGGACGCGGTGCTGCTGATCGCCGACGCGCTGCGGGACGGGATGATGCAGGAGATGATCGCGACCGCGAAGGCCTGTGGCATCGCCGCGCTGGTCGAGGCCCACACCGAGGAGCACGCCGAGCGGGCGCTGGCGGCCGGAGCGGAGCTGGTGGGCATCAACAACCGGGACCTGGCCACGCTGCGCACGGACGTGCACACGGCGCTGCGGGTGATGCCGCATCTGCGCTCGCGGGCCCGGGTGCTGGTGGCCGAGAGCGGCCTGAAGACCTCGGCGGACTTCGCGGCGGCGCGGGCAGCGGGAGCGGACGCGGTGCTGGTGGGTGAGTCCCTGCTGCGCGACGCGAATCCGGGCGAGGCGCTGGCGCGGCTGCTGGCCGCGAAGGACGGGCCGGCGTGA
- a CDS encoding phosphoribosylanthranilate isomerase produces MSVHVKICGVTRVEDARAVWAAGADALGLNFYPRSPRFVQPEVAAALARTRPALGAVVGVFVNESPDVIRARVRDCGLTAVQLHGDEPPEACAGFGVPVIKALRVRGPEDVERARQYMGVGDVATLLLDGAAPGYGGGGVTFDWSLVAQLVDVGVPVLVAGGLTPGNVAQAVRATRPYGVDVASGVETSPGIKDLEAVRTFIRSAKTVNLWERHT; encoded by the coding sequence GTGAGCGTCCACGTGAAGATCTGCGGGGTGACGCGCGTGGAGGATGCGCGGGCGGTGTGGGCGGCCGGTGCGGACGCGCTGGGGCTGAACTTCTATCCGCGCTCTCCGCGCTTCGTGCAGCCGGAGGTGGCGGCGGCGCTGGCGCGCACGCGGCCCGCGCTGGGCGCGGTGGTGGGCGTCTTCGTCAACGAGTCCCCGGACGTCATCCGGGCCCGGGTGCGCGACTGCGGGCTCACGGCGGTGCAGCTCCACGGCGACGAGCCGCCCGAGGCCTGCGCTGGCTTTGGCGTCCCAGTCATCAAGGCGCTGCGCGTGCGCGGGCCCGAGGACGTGGAGCGGGCGCGCCAGTACATGGGCGTGGGCGACGTGGCGACGCTGCTGCTGGACGGCGCGGCGCCGGGGTACGGCGGAGGCGGCGTCACCTTCGACTGGTCGCTGGTGGCGCAGCTGGTGGACGTGGGCGTGCCCGTGCTGGTGGCGGGCGGACTGACGCCGGGGAACGTGGCGCAGGCAGTGCGCGCCACGAGGCCTTACGGGGTGGACGTGGCGAGCGGGGTGGAGACGAGCCCCGGTATCAAGGATCTCGAGGCGGTGCGGACCTTCATCCGCTCGGCCAAGACAGTGAACCTGTGGGAGCGACACACATGA
- the trpB gene encoding tryptophan synthase subunit beta, whose product MSMETSTGRFGRYGGRYVPETLVPALLELESAYAAALADPAFGAEVARVLKEFVGRETPLTPARRLTESWGGAHVWLKREDLAHTGAHKINNTIGQVLLARRMGKKRIIAETGAGQHGVATATACALFGFPCEVYMGALDVERQSLNVFRMRALGATVRPVEAGSKTLKDAMNEAIRTWVAQVEDTHYVIGSAAGPHPYPTIVRDFQSVIGREVREQSKAAFGKLPDAIMACIGGGSNAIGILHPFIGDKDVRLVGVEAGGHGLNSGQHGASLTLGTEGVLHGTRSLVLQDANGQIQEAHSISAGLDYPGVGPELAYLAKEGRLDVRTATDDEALRAFYEVARTEGILPALETSHAFARGAELARELGKGKHLVINCSGRGDKDVVAIAAKGIPAMNHERKA is encoded by the coding sequence ATGAGCATGGAGACCTCCACCGGGCGCTTCGGGCGCTACGGCGGCCGCTACGTGCCGGAGACGCTGGTCCCGGCGCTACTGGAGCTGGAGTCGGCGTACGCGGCGGCACTCGCGGACCCGGCCTTCGGCGCCGAGGTGGCACGGGTGCTGAAGGAGTTCGTGGGCCGCGAGACGCCGCTGACGCCCGCGCGCCGGCTGACGGAGTCGTGGGGCGGCGCGCACGTGTGGCTCAAGCGCGAGGACCTGGCGCACACGGGCGCGCACAAGATCAACAACACGATTGGCCAGGTGCTGCTGGCCAGGCGCATGGGCAAGAAGCGCATCATCGCGGAGACGGGCGCGGGCCAGCACGGCGTGGCCACGGCCACCGCGTGCGCGCTCTTCGGTTTCCCGTGCGAGGTGTACATGGGCGCACTGGACGTGGAGCGCCAGTCGCTCAACGTGTTCCGCATGCGCGCGCTGGGCGCCACGGTGCGGCCGGTGGAGGCGGGCTCGAAGACGCTGAAGGACGCGATGAACGAGGCCATCCGCACGTGGGTGGCGCAGGTGGAGGACACCCACTACGTCATCGGCAGCGCGGCGGGGCCGCACCCCTACCCCACCATCGTCCGGGACTTTCAGTCCGTCATCGGCCGCGAGGTACGGGAGCAGAGCAAAGCGGCCTTCGGGAAGCTGCCGGACGCCATCATGGCGTGCATCGGCGGAGGGTCGAACGCCATCGGCATCCTGCACCCGTTCATCGGAGATAAGGATGTGCGGCTGGTGGGCGTCGAGGCGGGTGGCCACGGGCTGAACAGTGGGCAGCACGGGGCCTCGCTGACGCTGGGCACGGAGGGCGTGCTCCACGGCACGCGCTCGCTGGTGCTGCAGGACGCGAACGGCCAGATTCAGGAGGCGCACTCCATCTCCGCAGGCCTGGACTACCCGGGCGTGGGGCCGGAGCTGGCGTACCTGGCCAAGGAGGGCCGGTTGGACGTGCGCACCGCCACGGATGACGAGGCGCTGCGGGCCTTCTACGAGGTGGCGCGCACGGAGGGCATCCTCCCGGCGCTGGAGACGTCTCACGCGTTCGCGCGCGGGGCGGAGCTGGCGCGCGAGCTGGGCAAGGGCAAGCACCTGGTCATCAACTGCTCGGGCCGTGGCGACAAGGATGTGGTGGCCATCGCGGCGAAGGGCATTCCGGCCATGAACCATGAGAGGAAGGCATGA
- the trpA gene encoding tryptophan synthase subunit alpha translates to MSGELAAAFEKAKARGEGALVAYAMAGDPDLARSVEVFAALVEGGADILEIGVAFSDPIADGPVIQAASERALKAGATLQRVLDEVVPAVRKRCPQTPLVVMTYVNIIMAMGEERYAKLARERGISGTILPDLPPEESESLRRTFDAAGIELIPLCAPTTPPARAEAIARDGRGFVYCVSVSGVTGMRAELPKDLSSRLDLVRRASKVPIVAGFGISTAEQARVIGAHADGVVVGSALVRTAHAEGPAAAKQLCAEIKRGLKR, encoded by the coding sequence ATGAGCGGCGAGCTGGCAGCGGCCTTCGAGAAGGCCAAGGCACGAGGTGAGGGCGCGCTGGTGGCATATGCCATGGCCGGGGATCCGGACCTGGCGCGCTCGGTGGAGGTGTTCGCCGCGCTGGTGGAGGGTGGCGCGGACATCCTGGAGATCGGCGTGGCGTTCAGCGATCCCATCGCGGACGGCCCCGTCATCCAGGCCGCGTCCGAGCGGGCGCTGAAGGCGGGCGCCACGCTCCAGCGAGTGCTGGACGAAGTCGTTCCGGCGGTGCGCAAGCGCTGCCCCCAGACGCCGCTGGTGGTGATGACCTACGTCAACATCATCATGGCGATGGGCGAGGAGCGCTACGCGAAGCTCGCGCGGGAGCGGGGCATCTCTGGGACGATCCTTCCGGACCTGCCTCCCGAGGAGAGTGAGAGCCTGCGGCGGACCTTCGACGCGGCGGGCATAGAGCTCATCCCACTGTGCGCGCCCACCACGCCTCCGGCGCGGGCGGAGGCCATTGCCCGGGATGGGCGCGGATTCGTGTACTGCGTCTCCGTGTCGGGCGTGACGGGGATGCGGGCGGAGCTGCCGAAGGACTTGTCTTCGCGCCTGGACCTGGTGCGGCGCGCCTCGAAGGTACCGATTGTGGCGGGGTTCGGCATCTCCACCGCGGAGCAGGCGCGGGTGATTGGCGCTCACGCGGACGGAGTGGTCGTGGGCAGCGCCCTGGTGCGCACGGCCCATGCGGAGGGCCCGGCGGCGGCGAAGCAGCTCTGCGCGGAGATCAAGCGCGGCCTCAAGCGCTGA
- a CDS encoding histidine phosphatase family protein: MKPLSPQIVLVRHGETAWSRSGQHTGRTDIPLLEDGQRMGRALEAPLRCWSFAAVWTSPLRRAAETCALSNHGVIARENPDLMEWDYGDYEGKTSKEIRAEAPEWSIWKHGPLGGETVEQIGARVDRVIEEARQVQGNVLLFSHGHFLRVFAARWLGLPPPEGRLFALSTASISVLGWDGAQPQLVSWNDTTHLRT, encoded by the coding sequence ATGAAGCCACTCTCTCCGCAGATCGTCCTGGTGCGCCACGGAGAGACAGCCTGGAGCCGGAGCGGCCAGCACACGGGCCGCACGGACATTCCGCTGCTCGAGGATGGGCAGCGGATGGGCCGGGCGCTGGAGGCACCCTTGCGCTGTTGGAGTTTCGCGGCGGTCTGGACAAGTCCCCTTCGCCGCGCGGCGGAGACGTGTGCCCTGTCAAACCACGGCGTCATCGCCCGGGAGAATCCGGACCTGATGGAGTGGGACTACGGCGACTACGAGGGGAAGACCTCCAAGGAGATCCGCGCCGAGGCTCCCGAGTGGAGCATCTGGAAGCACGGGCCGCTCGGGGGCGAGACGGTGGAGCAGATCGGCGCCCGGGTGGACAGGGTCATCGAAGAGGCGCGGCAGGTGCAGGGCAACGTGCTCCTCTTCTCGCATGGGCACTTCTTGAGGGTGTTCGCGGCGCGCTGGCTGGGGCTGCCTCCGCCCGAGGGGCGCCTCTTCGCGCTGAGCACCGCGTCCATCAGCGTGCTCGGCTGGGATGGAGCCCAGCCGCAGCTCGTGAGCTGGAACGACACCACCCACCTGCGCACTTGA
- the bla gene encoding subclass B1 metallo-beta-lactamase has translation MNAFLRCLCCVWSFLALSSACASSRELKSSAGGQREYVLSDDVSVRRLAPGVWIHVTLAGEDFGRYPANGLIVEDGEGTLLVDAGWNPQQAERLLTWAQNELRRPVRAAVVTHFHEDRLGGMKALLARGLPVYGLDETARLAGAAQKQVPSRTFAEQQGVGTLELFFPGPGHSRDNIVVWHPSSGVLFGGCFVKDASAKDLGNVADADLAAWPASLDRTQGQFPQMRTVVPGHGLPGGPELLTHTQELLRAQPVPR, from the coding sequence ATGAATGCTTTTCTCCGCTGCCTGTGCTGCGTCTGGAGCTTTCTGGCGCTGAGTTCTGCTTGTGCGTCCTCTCGTGAACTCAAGTCCTCGGCAGGGGGGCAGCGCGAGTACGTCCTCAGCGACGACGTGAGTGTTCGGCGCCTGGCGCCGGGCGTGTGGATCCACGTGACGTTGGCCGGTGAGGACTTCGGGCGCTACCCCGCCAACGGACTGATTGTCGAAGACGGTGAGGGCACTCTTCTCGTGGACGCTGGCTGGAACCCGCAGCAAGCCGAGCGTCTGCTCACGTGGGCCCAGAACGAACTGCGCCGCCCCGTACGCGCCGCCGTGGTGACACACTTCCATGAGGACCGCCTGGGAGGCATGAAAGCCCTCTTGGCTCGCGGCCTGCCCGTCTATGGCTTGGACGAGACCGCACGGCTCGCAGGGGCCGCTCAGAAGCAGGTCCCCTCGCGCACCTTCGCCGAGCAGCAAGGCGTAGGGACGCTCGAGCTGTTCTTCCCCGGCCCGGGGCACTCGCGGGACAACATCGTGGTCTGGCACCCGAGCAGTGGCGTTCTGTTCGGAGGCTGCTTCGTGAAAGACGCTTCAGCGAAGGATCTCGGCAATGTGGCGGACGCGGACCTCGCTGCCTGGCCCGCGAGCCTCGACCGCACGCAGGGACAGTTTCCCCAGATGCGCACCGTGGTTCCTGGCCATGGGCTCCCGGGCGGGCCGGAGCTCCTGACGCATACCCAGGAGTTGCTCCGCGCGCAGCCGGTGCCTCGCTGA
- a CDS encoding anthranilate synthase component II, translating into MILVIDNYDSFTFNLVQLLYTLGAEVKVARNDEIDGAGVQASGASHVVVSPGPCTPYEAGVSMAAIREAKVPVFGVCLGHQSIGAVFGGKVLRAPEPIHGKTSPVRHTGTGLFTGMSQGFKAGRYHSLVVEASSLPAELEATAWTPDGLIMGLRHRERPVVGVQFHPESVLTPEGPTLVKNFLEGRY; encoded by the coding sequence ATGATCCTCGTCATCGACAACTACGATTCTTTCACCTTCAACCTGGTGCAGCTGCTGTACACGCTGGGCGCCGAGGTGAAGGTGGCGCGCAACGATGAGATCGACGGGGCGGGAGTGCAGGCCTCGGGGGCCTCGCACGTGGTGGTGTCGCCGGGGCCGTGCACGCCGTATGAGGCGGGTGTGAGCATGGCGGCCATCCGCGAGGCGAAGGTGCCGGTGTTCGGCGTGTGCCTGGGGCACCAGTCCATCGGCGCGGTGTTCGGGGGCAAGGTGCTCCGCGCGCCCGAGCCCATTCACGGCAAGACTTCGCCGGTGCGGCACACGGGCACGGGGCTCTTCACGGGGATGTCCCAGGGCTTCAAGGCCGGGCGCTACCACTCGCTGGTGGTGGAGGCCTCCTCGCTGCCCGCGGAGCTGGAGGCCACGGCGTGGACGCCGGATGGGCTCATCATGGGCCTGCGGCACCGCGAGCGCCCGGTGGTGGGCGTGCAGTTCCATCCCGAGAGCGTGCTGACGCCCGAGGGCCCCACGCTCGTGAAGAACTTCCTCGAAGGCCGCTACTGA
- a CDS encoding anthranilate synthase component I family protein, with product MNAQERKAAYRQRAEKGEAVPVSVEIPADLDTPLSAYLKLGGGPRGFILESCHGGERFGRYSHVGTTPTGRVRLDRNGATVWRGEHQERRDGKPLEVLRALWKEWSVASLPGEAPFLGGLVGYLGYNCASWFERHVPDRHPNDVSFPDSEWLLCEEFVTHDARTQTLKATVIARPSMHGSVAQALKDAETRAEAMAERLRKPLPPEAYLPAPKMRGEPETVVHWDRAGYEAAVERVKEYIRAGDCMQVVLARRFESRGAPPPLSLYRALRRVNPSPYLFLVELGEARALVGASPELLVQVRDGDVVVRPIAGTRRRGASEAEDQALEKELLADEKERAEHMMLVDLGRNDVGRVAAPGSVRVEDLMVIERYSHVMHIVSQVRGKLGAGYDALDALACTFPAGTVSGAPKIRAMQIIDELEPMRRGPYAGAVGYLSFCGTLDVAIALRTFFVDGDRTMWTAGAGLVADSVPSLEADETEAKARAVATALKLAREGGGR from the coding sequence ATGAACGCACAGGAGAGGAAGGCGGCGTACCGCCAGCGCGCGGAGAAGGGCGAGGCCGTGCCCGTCTCGGTGGAGATTCCCGCGGATCTCGACACGCCGCTGTCGGCGTACCTCAAGCTGGGCGGAGGTCCTCGGGGCTTCATCCTCGAGTCCTGCCATGGGGGTGAGCGCTTCGGGCGCTACAGCCACGTGGGCACTACGCCGACGGGCCGGGTCCGACTGGACCGGAACGGGGCCACGGTGTGGCGGGGTGAGCACCAGGAGCGCCGTGATGGCAAGCCGCTGGAGGTGCTGCGGGCCCTGTGGAAGGAGTGGTCGGTGGCATCGCTGCCGGGCGAGGCGCCGTTCCTGGGCGGGCTGGTGGGCTACCTCGGCTACAACTGTGCCTCGTGGTTCGAGCGCCATGTGCCGGATCGGCATCCGAATGACGTGTCGTTCCCGGACTCTGAGTGGCTGCTGTGCGAGGAGTTCGTCACGCACGACGCTCGGACGCAGACGCTGAAGGCCACGGTGATTGCGCGGCCTTCGATGCACGGGAGCGTGGCGCAGGCGCTGAAGGACGCGGAAACGCGGGCGGAGGCCATGGCCGAGCGCCTGCGGAAGCCGCTGCCGCCCGAGGCCTACCTGCCCGCGCCGAAGATGCGGGGCGAGCCGGAGACGGTGGTTCACTGGGACCGGGCGGGCTACGAGGCGGCGGTGGAGCGGGTGAAGGAGTACATCCGCGCGGGGGACTGCATGCAGGTGGTGCTGGCGCGGCGCTTCGAGTCGCGCGGGGCGCCTCCGCCGCTGAGCCTGTACCGCGCGCTGCGGCGGGTGAACCCCTCGCCGTACCTGTTCCTGGTGGAGCTGGGAGAGGCGCGGGCGCTGGTGGGAGCGTCGCCGGAGCTGCTGGTGCAGGTGCGGGATGGGGATGTGGTGGTGCGGCCCATCGCGGGAACGCGCCGTCGTGGAGCCTCGGAGGCCGAGGACCAGGCGCTGGAGAAGGAGTTGCTGGCGGACGAGAAGGAGCGCGCCGAGCACATGATGCTGGTGGACCTGGGGCGCAACGACGTGGGCCGGGTGGCGGCGCCCGGCTCGGTGCGCGTCGAGGACCTGATGGTCATCGAGCGCTACAGCCACGTGATGCACATCGTCTCGCAGGTTCGCGGGAAGCTGGGCGCGGGGTACGACGCGCTGGACGCGCTGGCGTGCACGTTCCCTGCGGGCACGGTGTCCGGGGCACCCAAGATTCGCGCGATGCAGATCATCGACGAGCTGGAGCCGATGCGGCGCGGACCTTACGCCGGAGCGGTGGGCTACCTGTCGTTCTGCGGCACGCTGGACGTGGCCATTGCGCTGCGGACGTTCTTCGTGGACGGAGACCGGACGATGTGGACGGCGGGAGCGGGGCTGGTGGCGGACTCGGTGCCGAGCCTGGAGGCGGATGAGACGGAGGCCAAAGCGCGGGCCGTGGCTACGGCGCTGAAGCTTGCGCGCGAGGGAGGTGGGCGATGA
- a CDS encoding SH3 domain-containing protein yields MAPALLLTLLLAQPKIVLYAGHGDPHELSSFDVSTWEPGHKLFIAVDQVSLRTEPDEQATVLASLSLGTPVTVKRRLEPRVRLLDRVDSWYEVEAKQEDGPPVTGLVFGNLLTPLRVEADLDGDGEKELATVAMTADFKIRVRVMEPALPLNQRVASLDLRTVGATGGTAKLSYVDARKAGVALLVVESLSEADVRSFKVFLSYVVPEHQKDRLGAVMESLFLHERVDPPVVVRHKVSFQRKQRRLIAVESNKGELKPGKTVKTRRVYQWRDGVYTLVPKKR; encoded by the coding sequence ATGGCGCCCGCTCTCCTGCTCACCCTGCTGCTTGCCCAGCCCAAGATCGTCCTCTACGCCGGGCACGGAGATCCGCACGAGCTGTCCTCCTTCGACGTCTCCACCTGGGAGCCCGGGCACAAGCTCTTCATCGCGGTGGATCAGGTGAGCTTGCGCACGGAGCCCGATGAACAGGCGACGGTGCTGGCCTCGCTGTCGCTGGGCACACCCGTGACGGTGAAGCGGCGCCTGGAGCCCCGGGTGCGGCTCTTGGACCGTGTGGACTCTTGGTACGAGGTGGAGGCGAAGCAAGAAGACGGCCCCCCTGTCACGGGCCTGGTGTTCGGCAACCTCCTTACGCCGCTGCGCGTCGAGGCGGACCTGGATGGGGACGGGGAGAAGGAGCTCGCCACGGTGGCGATGACGGCGGACTTCAAGATCCGGGTGCGGGTGATGGAGCCAGCGCTCCCGCTGAACCAGCGCGTGGCGAGCCTCGACCTGAGGACAGTGGGCGCTACAGGAGGCACCGCCAAGCTCTCCTACGTGGACGCGAGGAAGGCTGGGGTGGCGCTGCTGGTGGTGGAGTCGCTCTCGGAAGCGGACGTCCGCAGCTTCAAGGTCTTCCTCAGCTACGTGGTGCCCGAGCATCAGAAGGACCGGCTTGGCGCGGTGATGGAGTCGCTCTTCCTACATGAGCGGGTGGACCCGCCTGTCGTGGTGCGGCACAAGGTGTCCTTCCAGCGCAAGCAGCGCCGGTTGATCGCCGTGGAGAGCAACAAGGGCGAGCTGAAGCCGGGAAAGACGGTCAAGACACGGCGCGTGTACCAATGGAGGGACGGCGTCTACACCCTGGTTCCCAAGAAGCGTTAG
- a CDS encoding ligase-associated DNA damage response exonuclease, translating to MGATAFKDRPPLVSVTPQGLFCPPGGFYIDPWRPVERALITHAHGDHARGGSQRYLAARAGQGLLRKRLGQDVELTTLEYGERLTVGDVTVSFHPAGHVLGSAQIRIEHQGEVWIVSGDYKRTPDPTCTPFEVVRCDTLITEATFGLPIYRWDDPRLVAEDILRWWDGNREAGKSSVLFCYALGKAQRILGELARLTDRPVLVHGAVNGLVACYREAGVKMVPTQLVSETEKGASFSGALVLAPPSAGGSTWMRRFGDAATAFASGWMRVRGNRRRRGFDRGFVLSDHADWPELLRTVEETQASRVLVTHGYSEPLAHYLREKGLDAAPLSTPFEGEAED from the coding sequence TTGGGTGCCACTGCCTTCAAGGACAGACCGCCGCTGGTCTCCGTGACGCCCCAGGGCCTCTTCTGCCCGCCCGGGGGTTTCTACATCGATCCCTGGCGCCCGGTGGAGCGGGCCCTCATTACGCACGCTCATGGCGACCATGCCCGAGGCGGCAGCCAGCGCTACTTGGCGGCGCGGGCGGGCCAGGGGTTGTTGCGCAAGCGGCTCGGCCAGGACGTGGAGCTGACCACGCTGGAGTATGGCGAGCGGCTCACCGTGGGCGACGTCACCGTCAGCTTCCACCCCGCGGGCCATGTGCTCGGCAGCGCGCAGATCCGCATCGAGCACCAGGGCGAGGTGTGGATCGTCTCCGGCGACTACAAGCGGACGCCGGATCCCACGTGCACGCCCTTCGAGGTGGTGCGCTGCGACACCCTCATCACCGAGGCCACCTTCGGGCTCCCCATCTACCGGTGGGATGATCCGCGGCTCGTGGCCGAGGACATCCTCCGCTGGTGGGACGGCAACCGCGAGGCGGGGAAGTCCTCGGTGCTGTTCTGCTACGCGCTCGGCAAGGCCCAGCGCATCCTCGGGGAGCTGGCCCGGCTCACGGATCGGCCCGTGCTCGTGCATGGCGCTGTGAATGGCCTGGTGGCGTGCTACCGCGAGGCCGGCGTGAAGATGGTGCCCACGCAGCTCGTCTCCGAGACGGAGAAGGGCGCCTCGTTCTCGGGTGCGCTGGTGCTCGCGCCGCCGAGCGCGGGCGGCTCCACGTGGATGCGCCGCTTTGGAGATGCGGCCACCGCGTTCGCCTCGGGCTGGATGCGCGTGCGCGGCAACCGGCGGCGGCGTGGCTTCGATCGCGGCTTCGTGCTCTCGGACCACGCGGACTGGCCGGAGCTGCTGCGCACGGTGGAGGAGACACAAGCGAGCCGTGTGCTCGTCACCCACGGCTACAGCGAGCCGCTCGCGCACTACCTGCGCGAGAAGGGGCTGGATGCCGCGCCCCTCTCCACCCCCTTCGAAGGCGAGGCGGAGGACTGA